A genome region from Mycobacterium florentinum includes the following:
- a CDS encoding ABC transporter ATP-binding protein: protein MTVTSERQTAVVGRLNNIDKWYGNRKVLDGISLEIRTREIVALVGRSGCGKSTVLRVLAGLSPDHTGDREVVGAPAVAFQEPRLFPWRDVLTNVRYGLNRAGLSPGAARDRSERALGEIGLVDHASAWPLTLSGGQAQRVSLARALVAEPQLLLLDEPFGALDALTRLSMRALLLELWRHHGFGVLLVTHDVDEAIELADRVLVLEDGRVAHSIEIEVPRPSPSERTAAHDQYRADLLDKLGVRL, encoded by the coding sequence ATGACAGTGACATCCGAGCGCCAGACGGCGGTCGTCGGCAGGCTCAACAACATCGACAAGTGGTATGGGAACCGCAAGGTCCTCGATGGCATCTCCCTCGAGATCCGCACCCGCGAGATTGTCGCGTTGGTGGGCCGCAGCGGCTGCGGCAAGTCGACCGTATTACGAGTGCTGGCAGGGCTTTCCCCCGACCACACCGGTGATCGCGAGGTCGTCGGCGCACCGGCGGTGGCCTTCCAGGAGCCGCGCCTGTTCCCGTGGCGCGACGTGTTGACCAATGTGCGCTACGGCCTCAATCGCGCCGGCCTCTCACCCGGCGCGGCCCGGGACCGGTCCGAGCGAGCCCTGGGCGAGATCGGGCTGGTAGACCATGCCTCGGCGTGGCCGCTGACCTTGTCCGGCGGTCAGGCACAACGAGTTTCGCTGGCGCGGGCACTGGTGGCCGAGCCGCAGCTGCTGCTGCTCGACGAGCCGTTCGGGGCGCTGGACGCGCTCACCCGGCTTTCCATGCGCGCGTTGCTGCTTGAGCTGTGGCGCCATCACGGGTTCGGCGTGCTGCTCGTCACGCACGACGTCGACGAGGCCATCGAACTGGCCGACCGGGTGTTGGTCCTCGAAGACGGCCGGGTCGCCCACTCCATCGAGATCGAAGTCCCCCGCCCCAGCCCGTCGGAGCGCACCGCGGCGCACGACCAGTACCGCGCGGACCTGCTCGACAAGCTCGGCGTTCGGCTTTGA
- a CDS encoding ABC transporter permease, translated as MVSTPTRTTIGSAPPAAVARPRKQRRWAVIRTSSPLVLLGLWQLFSVTGLIPQDVLPAPQLIFDAGLQLIRNGKLVEALEVSGLRVAEGLLLGGVIGVALGVIVGLSRWFEATVDPPLQMVRALPHLGLIPLFILWFGIGELPKVLLVALGVSFPLYLNTVSAIKQVDPKLLETADVLGFSLWQRLRTIILPSAAPQVLVGLRQSLAIAWLTLIVAEQINADKGIGFLINNARDFLRIDIIIFCLVIYALLGIGTDAIVRALEHRALRYRT; from the coding sequence ATGGTCAGCACACCCACCCGGACGACCATCGGATCCGCGCCGCCAGCCGCGGTCGCCAGGCCCCGCAAGCAGCGCCGCTGGGCCGTCATCCGGACCTCGTCACCGCTGGTGCTGTTGGGCTTGTGGCAGCTTTTCAGCGTCACCGGCCTGATCCCTCAGGATGTATTGCCGGCCCCGCAGCTGATCTTCGACGCCGGCCTGCAGCTGATCCGCAACGGGAAGCTCGTCGAGGCCCTGGAGGTGTCCGGGCTGCGTGTGGCCGAAGGCCTGCTCCTCGGTGGCGTGATCGGCGTTGCCCTGGGCGTGATTGTCGGGTTGTCGCGCTGGTTCGAGGCGACCGTCGACCCGCCCCTGCAGATGGTGCGCGCACTCCCGCACCTGGGCTTGATTCCGCTGTTCATCCTGTGGTTCGGCATCGGCGAGCTGCCGAAGGTCCTGCTGGTCGCGCTCGGCGTCAGTTTCCCGCTGTACCTCAATACCGTGTCCGCGATCAAGCAGGTCGACCCGAAACTGCTGGAAACCGCTGATGTGCTTGGCTTTTCGCTCTGGCAGCGACTGCGCACCATCATCTTGCCGAGCGCGGCGCCGCAGGTGCTGGTCGGGCTGCGGCAGTCGTTGGCAATCGCGTGGCTGACGCTGATCGTCGCCGAACAGATCAACGCGGACAAGGGCATTGGGTTCTTGATCAACAATGCCCGCGACTTCTTGCGCATCGACATCATCATCTTCTGCTTGGTCATCTACGCCCTGCTCGGCATCGGGACCGATGCCATCGTCCGAGCGCTGGAACATCGAGCCCTGAGGTATCGCACATGA
- a CDS encoding Zn-ribbon domain-containing OB-fold protein, with product MQKALAPEISTWPDESPQLIGSRCGDCGATTFPVQQRCPRCSGGAMSDVLLPRSGTLVAWTTQGFPPGAPYAGPTGKDFVPFGVGLVQLGDVIRVEGRLTENDPAKLQFGQEVELTMVPFTTDADGNEIITFAFQPV from the coding sequence ATGCAGAAGGCACTCGCCCCCGAGATCTCGACCTGGCCCGACGAGAGCCCGCAACTGATCGGCAGTCGGTGCGGTGACTGCGGCGCCACCACCTTCCCGGTGCAACAGCGGTGCCCGCGGTGCAGCGGCGGAGCGATGAGCGACGTGCTGTTGCCGCGCAGCGGAACGCTGGTGGCCTGGACCACCCAGGGCTTCCCGCCCGGGGCCCCCTACGCCGGTCCTACCGGTAAAGACTTCGTGCCGTTCGGCGTGGGCCTGGTCCAGCTCGGTGATGTGATCCGCGTGGAGGGCCGGCTGACCGAGAACGACCCGGCCAAACTCCAGTTCGGCCAGGAGGTCGAGCTCACCATGGTGCCGTTCACCACCGACGCGGACGGCAACGAGATCATCACCTTCGCTTTCCAGCCGGTCTAG
- a CDS encoding thiolase family protein: MTNDVAIIGVGLHPFGRFDKTAMQMGAEAIQSALTDAGVQWKDIQFGFGGSHEVSNPDAVTRLVGLTGITFTNVFNACATAASAIQQTADTIRLGKYDIGIAIGLDKHPRGAFTDDPAKLALPQWYAQNGQFVTTKFFGMKANKYLHDHNISQETLARVANKNFRNGALNPNAFRRKEISVEEILNSTVLNYPLTQYMFCAPDEGAAAVIMCRADIAHKYTDKPVYVRACEIRTRTFGAYEVHATFAPLDEDVSPTVYASKAAYEAAGIGPEDVDVAQLQDTDAGNEVIHMAETGLCADGEQEKLLADGATEIHGSMPVNTDGGLIANGEPIGASGLRQMHELVRQLRGEAGDRQVPGNPRVGLAQVYGAPGTASATILSL, translated from the coding sequence ATGACGAACGACGTTGCCATCATCGGCGTGGGCCTGCACCCCTTCGGCAGGTTCGACAAGACCGCGATGCAGATGGGCGCCGAGGCCATCCAATCCGCCCTGACCGACGCCGGAGTCCAGTGGAAGGACATCCAGTTCGGCTTCGGCGGCAGTCACGAGGTGTCCAACCCGGACGCGGTGACCCGGCTGGTCGGGCTGACCGGCATCACCTTCACCAACGTCTTCAACGCCTGTGCCACCGCGGCCAGTGCCATTCAGCAGACCGCCGACACCATCCGGCTGGGCAAGTACGACATCGGCATCGCCATCGGCTTGGACAAGCACCCGCGCGGGGCGTTCACCGACGACCCGGCAAAGCTGGCGCTGCCGCAGTGGTACGCGCAGAACGGGCAGTTCGTCACCACCAAGTTCTTCGGGATGAAGGCCAACAAGTACCTGCACGACCACAACATCTCCCAGGAGACCCTGGCGCGGGTGGCCAACAAGAACTTCCGCAATGGCGCTCTGAATCCGAATGCCTTCCGGCGCAAGGAGATCTCCGTCGAGGAGATCCTCAACTCGACCGTGCTCAACTACCCGTTGACGCAGTACATGTTCTGCGCGCCCGACGAGGGCGCCGCGGCCGTCATCATGTGTCGCGCCGACATCGCGCACAAGTACACCGACAAGCCCGTGTACGTTCGCGCCTGCGAGATCCGCACCCGCACCTTCGGCGCGTACGAGGTGCATGCCACCTTCGCCCCGCTGGATGAGGACGTCTCGCCGACGGTGTACGCGTCCAAGGCGGCCTACGAAGCGGCGGGCATCGGGCCCGAGGACGTCGACGTCGCCCAGCTGCAGGACACCGACGCCGGCAACGAGGTCATCCACATGGCCGAGACGGGACTGTGCGCCGACGGTGAGCAGGAGAAGCTGCTGGCCGACGGCGCGACCGAGATCCACGGCTCTATGCCGGTGAACACCGACGGCGGGTTGATCGCCAACGGTGAGCCGATCGGCGCGTCGGGGCTGCGGCAGATGCACGAGCTGGTGCGTCAGCTGCGCGGCGAGGCGGGCGACCGTCAGGTGCCCGGCAACCCGCGGGTCGGTCTGGCGCAGGTGTACGGCGCTCCGGGCACCGCGTCGGCGACGATCCTGTCGCTCTAA
- a CDS encoding FAD-binding domain — protein sequence MKVAIVGAGIAGPTLAYWLSQYGHEPTLIEKAPRLRTGGYVVDFWGGGYAVAERMGLSAELHATGYAVQEVRLVDRNSRRVGGFSAEVFRGNLNGRFVTIPRGDLAAIIYRSIEHRTETLFGESISAITQHDSGVRITLERGGSRQFDLLIGAGGIHSPVRDLAFGPESEFLTDLGYRVAAFETEGYQPRDELVYLAYTMPGRMIARFAMDDEKTLFLFVFTADRMGEADPRDVSQVKTVLHQVFGDAGWECPEILRRLDGAPDVYFDRASQIVMDRWSDGRVALIGDAAAAVSLLAGEGAGLAMVQAYVLAGELNRAGPDHQDAFRRYEQQLRPIVEARQRSARGFASMFAPKTALGLWTRNQASRLLNIPRLAQWVVRSEFRDDITFPEYAA from the coding sequence ATGAAGGTCGCCATCGTCGGAGCTGGCATCGCCGGCCCAACGCTCGCGTACTGGCTGTCGCAATATGGTCACGAGCCAACCCTGATCGAAAAGGCGCCACGACTCCGCACCGGCGGCTATGTCGTGGACTTCTGGGGTGGAGGTTATGCCGTTGCCGAACGCATGGGACTCTCCGCCGAATTGCACGCCACGGGGTACGCGGTACAAGAAGTGCGACTCGTGGACCGCAATTCGCGAAGAGTGGGGGGATTTTCGGCTGAGGTGTTCCGGGGGAACCTCAACGGCCGGTTCGTTACCATTCCCCGTGGCGATCTGGCGGCCATCATCTATCGCTCCATCGAGCACCGTACCGAAACTCTCTTCGGTGAAAGCATTTCGGCTATCACGCAACATGACTCGGGCGTTCGGATCACCCTCGAGCGCGGCGGATCACGACAATTCGACCTGCTCATCGGCGCAGGGGGCATCCATTCGCCGGTGCGGGACTTGGCGTTTGGCCCGGAATCTGAATTTTTAACCGATCTCGGCTACCGGGTCGCGGCATTCGAAACCGAGGGCTATCAGCCGCGTGACGAACTCGTCTATCTCGCCTACACGATGCCCGGGCGCATGATCGCACGATTCGCCATGGATGACGAAAAGACCTTGTTTCTCTTCGTTTTCACCGCTGACCGGATGGGCGAGGCAGATCCACGGGATGTGTCGCAGGTCAAGACGGTCCTGCACCAGGTTTTCGGAGACGCGGGCTGGGAATGCCCGGAGATCCTACGCAGACTCGATGGCGCCCCCGATGTGTACTTCGACCGAGCGAGCCAAATCGTCATGGACCGTTGGTCGGACGGACGGGTAGCGCTGATCGGCGATGCCGCGGCTGCGGTCTCTCTGTTGGCGGGCGAGGGGGCGGGCCTGGCGATGGTGCAGGCCTACGTATTGGCCGGCGAACTCAATCGCGCCGGGCCCGATCACCAGGATGCGTTTCGTCGCTATGAACAGCAGCTGCGCCCGATCGTCGAGGCCAGACAGCGGTCGGCGCGCGGGTTCGCCTCGATGTTCGCACCCAAGACGGCGTTGGGCCTGTGGACCCGCAATCAGGCATCCAGACTGCTGAACATCCCGCGGCTGGCCCAGTGGGTCGTCCGCAGCGAATTCCGCGACGACATCACGTTTCCCGAATACGCTGCATAG
- a CDS encoding DNA repair helicase XPB — MTDGPLIVQSDKTVLLEVDHELADAARAAIAPFAELERAPEHVHTYRVTPLALWNARAAGHDAEQVVDALVSFSRYAVPQPLLVDIVDTMARYGRLQLVKSPVHGLTLVSLDRAVLEEVLRNKKIAPMLGARIDDDTVIVHGSERGRVKQMLLKIGWPAEDLAGYVDGEAHPISLDQEGWELRDYQRLATDSFWAGGSGVVVLPCGAGKTLVGAAAMAKASATTLILVTNIVAARQWKRELIARTSLTEEEIGEYSGERKEIRPVTISTYQMITRRSKGEYRHLELFDSRDWGLIVYDEVHLLPAPVFRMTADLQSKRRLGLTATLIREDGREGDVFSLIGPKRYDAPWKDIEAQGWIAPAECVEVRVTMTDNERMIYATSEPEERYKLCSTVHTKIAVVKSILAKHPGEQTLVIGAYLDQLDELGAELNAPVIQGSTKTKEREALFDAFRTGEISTLVVSKVANFSIDLPEASVAVQVSGTFGSRQEEAQRLGRLLRPKADGGGAIFYSVVARDSLDAEYAAHRQRFLAEQGYGYVIRDADDLLGPAI, encoded by the coding sequence ATGACCGACGGACCGTTGATCGTGCAGTCCGACAAGACCGTGCTGCTGGAAGTGGACCACGAGCTGGCCGACGCGGCGCGCGCCGCCATCGCGCCGTTCGCCGAGCTCGAACGCGCACCCGAACACGTGCACACCTATCGCGTCACGCCCCTGGCGCTGTGGAACGCCCGCGCCGCGGGCCATGACGCCGAGCAGGTCGTCGACGCGCTGGTCAGTTTCTCGCGCTACGCGGTGCCGCAGCCGTTGCTGGTCGACATCGTCGACACCATGGCCCGGTACGGCCGGCTGCAACTGGTCAAGAGCCCGGTGCATGGCCTGACCCTGGTGAGCCTGGATCGCGCGGTGCTCGAGGAGGTGCTGCGCAACAAGAAGATCGCGCCGATGCTGGGCGCCCGGATCGACGACGACACCGTCATCGTGCACGGCAGCGAGCGCGGCCGGGTCAAGCAGATGCTGCTCAAGATCGGTTGGCCCGCAGAGGATCTCGCCGGATATGTGGATGGAGAAGCACATCCGATCAGCCTGGACCAAGAAGGTTGGGAGCTTCGTGATTACCAGCGGCTTGCCACGGACTCGTTCTGGGCCGGCGGCTCCGGGGTGGTGGTGCTTCCGTGCGGGGCCGGCAAGACACTGGTCGGCGCGGCCGCGATGGCGAAAGCCAGTGCGACGACGCTGATCCTGGTCACCAACATCGTCGCCGCCCGACAATGGAAACGCGAGCTCATCGCGCGCACCTCGCTGACCGAGGAGGAAATCGGCGAATACTCGGGCGAGCGCAAGGAAATTCGCCCCGTCACCATCTCGACCTACCAGATGATCACCCGCCGCAGTAAGGGCGAGTACCGCCATCTGGAGCTCTTCGACAGCCGGGACTGGGGACTGATCGTCTACGACGAGGTGCACCTGTTGCCCGCACCCGTGTTCCGGATGACCGCCGACCTGCAGTCCAAGCGGCGGCTCGGCCTGACCGCCACGCTGATCCGCGAAGACGGCCGCGAGGGTGACGTGTTCTCCTTGATCGGCCCGAAGCGATATGACGCCCCGTGGAAGGACATCGAGGCGCAGGGCTGGATCGCCCCGGCAGAGTGTGTCGAGGTCCGGGTCACGATGACCGACAACGAGCGAATGATCTACGCCACCTCCGAACCCGAAGAGCGCTACAAGCTGTGCTCGACGGTGCACACCAAAATCGCTGTGGTCAAGTCGATTCTGGCCAAGCATCCCGGCGAGCAGACCCTGGTGATCGGCGCCTATCTCGATCAGCTCGACGAGCTCGGTGCCGAGCTGAATGCCCCGGTGATTCAGGGCTCCACCAAGACCAAGGAACGCGAGGCGTTGTTCGACGCCTTCCGCACCGGCGAGATTTCGACGCTGGTGGTGTCCAAGGTCGCCAACTTCTCCATCGACTTGCCGGAAGCCTCAGTGGCGGTACAGGTTTCGGGCACGTTCGGCTCACGCCAGGAGGAGGCGCAACGGCTGGGCCGGCTGCTGCGGCCCAAGGCCGACGGCGGCGGGGCCATCTTCTATTCCGTGGTCGCCCGCGACAGCCTGGACGCCGAATACGCCGCACACCGGCAGCGGTTCCTGGCCGAGCAGGGCTACGGCTACGTCATCCGCGACGCGGATGACCTTTTGGGCCCGGCGATCTAA
- a CDS encoding helicase-associated domain-containing protein, translating into MTDNTPDIPLGSWLADLPDERLIQLLELRPDLAQPPPGNIAALAARAGARQSVKAATDELDFLRLAVLDALLVLHADTAPVPTAKLLALIGDRAPEADVIDALDDLRQRALVWGDAATRLAADAGMALPWHPGQVTLEDSSRTGAQISELIDGLTPAQREVLDKLLEGSPMGRTRDAAPGAPADRPVPQLLAMGLLRRVDAETVILPRHVSQVLRGEQPGPMQLTEPDPVVSNTTSSDVDAAAAGAVIDLLREFDVLLENLGTTPVSELRSGGLGVREVKRLAKATGIDEVRLGLVLEVAAAAGLIANGTPDPEPEDADGPYWAPTVAADRFTAMPAAERWHLLASAWLDLPGRPALIGGRGPDGKPYAALSDSLYSTAAPMDRRLLLGMLADLPEGAGVDATTASAALIWRRPRWTRRLQPGPMADLLAESHALGLVGRGAISTPGRALLTETVDFSATVDAMARALPKPIDHFLMQADLTVVVPGPLQRDLADELATVAKVESAGAAMVYRISEQSIRHALDVGKTRDWMHTFFADHSKTPVPQGLTYLIDDVARRHGQLRIGMAASFVRCEDPALLAQAVAAGEDLQLRALAPTVAVSPAPIAEMLAALRAAGFAPAAEDSTGAIVDVRPRRSRVPTPQQRRPYCPSPRPHPETLNAVVSVLRKVTTAPFGSSRVDPAIAMSLLADAAKNQDTLVIGYLDAAGVASQRMVSPVAVRGGQLVAFDSALGRLRDFAIHRITSVVSADNG; encoded by the coding sequence ATGACCGACAACACCCCGGATATCCCGCTGGGGTCCTGGCTGGCCGACTTGCCCGACGAGCGGCTGATCCAACTGCTGGAACTACGGCCGGACCTTGCCCAGCCGCCACCCGGCAATATCGCGGCCCTGGCCGCGCGCGCCGGGGCCCGCCAGTCGGTCAAGGCTGCCACCGACGAGCTCGACTTCCTGCGGCTGGCGGTGCTCGACGCACTGCTAGTGCTGCATGCGGACACCGCGCCGGTGCCGACGGCGAAGCTGCTGGCGCTCATCGGCGACCGGGCTCCGGAGGCCGATGTGATCGACGCGCTGGACGATCTGCGGCAGCGCGCGCTGGTCTGGGGCGACGCCGCGACGCGGCTCGCCGCCGACGCCGGCATGGCGCTGCCCTGGCATCCCGGACAGGTGACGCTCGAGGACTCGTCACGCACCGGCGCACAAATTTCGGAGCTGATCGACGGGCTCACCCCAGCGCAGCGGGAAGTGCTCGACAAGCTGCTCGAAGGATCTCCGATGGGGCGCACCCGCGACGCCGCCCCCGGCGCGCCTGCGGATCGGCCGGTGCCGCAGCTGTTGGCGATGGGCCTGCTGCGAAGGGTCGACGCCGAGACGGTGATCTTGCCCCGCCACGTCTCGCAGGTGCTGCGCGGCGAGCAGCCCGGCCCGATGCAGCTGACCGAACCCGATCCGGTGGTGTCGAACACCACATCCAGCGACGTCGACGCCGCGGCGGCCGGAGCCGTCATCGACCTGCTGCGCGAATTCGACGTACTCCTGGAAAACCTTGGCACCACACCGGTTTCCGAATTGCGCAGCGGCGGTCTGGGAGTTCGCGAAGTCAAGCGGTTGGCCAAAGCAACCGGCATCGACGAGGTTCGGCTGGGCCTGGTGCTCGAGGTAGCGGCCGCGGCCGGGCTGATCGCCAACGGCACGCCCGATCCGGAACCGGAGGACGCCGACGGCCCGTATTGGGCACCGACGGTGGCCGCCGACCGCTTCACCGCGATGCCCGCGGCCGAGCGTTGGCACCTGCTGGCCAGCGCCTGGCTCGACCTTCCGGGCCGCCCGGCGCTGATCGGTGGCCGCGGCCCTGACGGCAAACCCTATGCGGCCCTGTCGGATTCGTTGTACTCGACGGCGGCCCCGATGGACCGGCGGTTGCTGCTGGGTATGCTCGCCGACCTGCCCGAGGGCGCCGGCGTCGATGCGACGACGGCGTCGGCGGCGCTGATCTGGCGGCGCCCACGCTGGACCCGGCGCCTGCAGCCCGGGCCGATGGCCGATCTGCTGGCCGAGAGCCACGCGCTGGGCTTGGTGGGCCGCGGCGCGATCAGCACACCCGGGCGCGCACTGCTGACCGAAACCGTCGACTTCTCCGCCACGGTCGACGCCATGGCGCGGGCACTGCCCAAACCCATCGACCACTTCCTGATGCAGGCCGACCTGACCGTCGTGGTGCCCGGGCCGCTGCAACGCGATCTAGCCGACGAACTGGCGACGGTGGCCAAAGTCGAATCCGCCGGAGCGGCGATGGTGTACCGCATCAGCGAGCAGTCGATCCGGCACGCGCTCGACGTCGGCAAGACCCGCGACTGGATGCACACATTTTTCGCTGACCACTCTAAAACGCCTGTGCCGCAAGGACTCACGTACCTCATCGACGACGTTGCGCGCCGCCACGGCCAACTACGCATCGGCATGGCCGCGTCGTTCGTGCGCTGCGAAGACCCGGCGCTGCTGGCCCAGGCCGTCGCGGCGGGCGAGGACCTGCAGCTACGGGCCCTGGCCCCGACAGTCGCGGTGTCCCCGGCACCGATCGCCGAGATGCTCGCCGCACTGCGGGCCGCGGGTTTCGCCCCGGCCGCCGAGGATTCCACCGGCGCCATCGTCGACGTCCGCCCGCGTCGGTCGCGGGTGCCCACGCCCCAGCAGCGCCGGCCCTACTGCCCGTCGCCGCGGCCACACCCCGAGACGCTCAACGCGGTGGTGTCGGTACTGCGCAAGGTGACCACCGCACCGTTCGGCAGTAGCCGCGTCGACCCGGCGATCGCGATGTCGCTGCTGGCCGACGCGGCGAAGAATCAGGACACGCTGGTGATCGGCTACCTCGATGCCGCGGGCGTGGCCAGCCAACGGATGGTGTCGCCGGTCGCCGTGCGAGGCGGGCAGTTGGTGGCGTTTGATTCGGCGTTGGGACGGCTGCGCGACTTCGCAATCCACCGCATCACGTCGGTCGTGTCGGCGGACAACGGATAA
- the moaC gene encoding cyclic pyranopterin monophosphate synthase MoaC, translating into MAGAPGPSRPAQVRQSKESQPDALSHLDERGAAHMVDVTEKGVTKRTAVAAGALRTSAHVVALISSGGLPKGDALATARVAGILAAKRTSDLIPLCHQLALTGVDVDFTVGESDIEIVATVRSTDRTGVEMEALTAVSVAALTLYDMIKAVDPAARIDDVRVLRKEGGKTGSWVR; encoded by the coding sequence ATGGCCGGGGCACCCGGGCCGTCCAGACCCGCGCAGGTCCGGCAGTCGAAGGAATCCCAACCCGACGCGTTGTCGCACCTCGACGAGCGAGGTGCGGCACACATGGTCGATGTCACCGAAAAGGGAGTCACCAAACGCACCGCCGTTGCCGCGGGCGCCCTACGAACCTCGGCACACGTCGTCGCGCTGATCTCCAGCGGCGGGCTGCCCAAGGGCGACGCGTTGGCCACTGCCCGGGTGGCGGGCATTCTGGCGGCCAAGCGCACCAGCGATCTGATCCCGCTCTGCCACCAGCTCGCGCTCACCGGAGTGGACGTCGATTTCACCGTTGGCGAGTCGGATATCGAGATCGTCGCGACGGTGCGCAGCACCGACCGTACGGGTGTGGAAATGGAGGCGCTGACCGCCGTCAGCGTGGCCGCGCTTACGCTTTACGACATGATCAAGGCGGTTGACCCGGCGGCCCGTATCGATGACGTCCGTGTGCTCCGCAAGGAGGGTGGCAAGACCGGAAGTTGGGTCCGCTGA
- a CDS encoding MogA/MoaB family molybdenum cofactor biosynthesis protein, whose amino-acid sequence MSARSARIIVASTRASDGVYTDKCGPIIAEWLEQHGFLAAEPEVVADGGPVGEALRGALDDDVDVILTTGGTGISPTDSTPDQTVAVVDYMIPGLADAIRHSGLPKVPTSVLSRGVCGVAGRTLIVNLPGSPGGVRDGLGVLADVLDHALDQIAGKDHER is encoded by the coding sequence ATGAGCGCCCGCTCGGCACGCATCATCGTCGCCTCGACCCGGGCATCGGACGGTGTTTATACCGACAAGTGCGGTCCAATCATCGCTGAATGGCTTGAGCAGCACGGGTTTTTGGCTGCGGAACCGGAAGTGGTCGCCGACGGGGGCCCGGTCGGCGAGGCACTGCGCGGCGCGCTCGACGACGATGTCGACGTCATCCTCACCACGGGTGGCACCGGTATCTCGCCGACCGACAGCACGCCGGACCAGACGGTCGCGGTGGTCGACTACATGATTCCCGGCCTGGCCGACGCCATTCGGCACTCCGGGCTGCCCAAGGTTCCGACTTCGGTGCTGTCGCGCGGGGTGTGCGGGGTGGCCGGCCGAACCTTGATCGTCAACCTGCCGGGTTCACCCGGTGGCGTACGTGACGGGCTGGGAGTGCTTGCCGACGTGCTCGACCACGCTCTCGATCAGATCGCGGGCAAAGACCACGAGCGATGA
- a CDS encoding molybdenum cofactor biosynthesis protein MoaE: protein MTVVLRAAITGQPISLAEHEELVGHQSAGAIVGFVGMIRDHDGGRPVLRLEYSAHPSAAQVMADVVAEVTEASTGVRAVAASHRIGALKIGEAALVAAVAADHRQEAFATCSRLVDTIKARLPVWKHQFFDDGTDEWVGSA from the coding sequence ATGACGGTCGTCCTGCGCGCGGCGATCACCGGGCAGCCGATCTCGCTGGCCGAGCATGAAGAACTGGTAGGCCACCAGTCGGCCGGAGCCATCGTCGGGTTCGTCGGGATGATTCGCGATCACGATGGCGGCCGCCCGGTGCTGCGGCTGGAGTACTCCGCGCATCCGTCGGCCGCGCAGGTGATGGCCGACGTGGTGGCCGAGGTCACCGAGGCCTCCACGGGTGTGCGCGCGGTCGCGGCCAGCCACCGGATCGGGGCGCTGAAGATCGGCGAAGCGGCACTGGTGGCCGCGGTCGCGGCCGATCACCGACAGGAGGCGTTCGCCACCTGCTCCCGTCTGGTCGACACCATCAAGGCGCGGCTACCCGTCTGGAAGCACCAATTTTTCGACGACGGAACCGATGAATGGGTGGGTTCGGCCTAG
- a CDS encoding transglycosylase family protein — protein sequence MSGRHRKPTTSNISVAKIAFTGAVLGGGSIALAGQAAAATDSEWDQVARCESGGNWGINTGNGYHGGVQFNASTWASHGGGEYAPSAELATREQQIAVAERVLATQGRGAWPVCGGPLSGPTPREVLPTPAGLDIPGLNGDTGPLAPPPADAPPPDAPPPPADPPAPVQLASFDQPAPPPADVPPAPPADLTPPPADAMPPADAPPPADALPPAPPADAPPPAEAVQQATKVGYTQKLWEAIRGEDVNGNDALDSLAQPAPVN from the coding sequence ATGAGTGGACGTCACCGCAAGCCCACGACATCCAACATCAGCGTCGCCAAGATCGCCTTTACCGGGGCGGTACTTGGTGGCGGCAGCATCGCCCTGGCTGGTCAAGCGGCCGCGGCCACCGACAGCGAATGGGATCAGGTAGCCCGTTGCGAGTCCGGTGGCAACTGGGGTATCAACACCGGCAACGGCTACCACGGCGGCGTCCAGTTCAACGCCAGCACCTGGGCCTCGCACGGCGGCGGCGAGTACGCGCCGTCGGCCGAACTGGCCACCCGGGAACAGCAGATCGCCGTCGCTGAGCGCGTGCTGGCGACGCAGGGCCGTGGCGCCTGGCCGGTGTGCGGTGGCCCGCTGTCGGGTCCCACCCCGCGCGAGGTCCTTCCGACGCCCGCGGGCTTGGACATTCCAGGACTCAACGGCGACACGGGACCACTGGCCCCGCCGCCGGCCGACGCGCCCCCGCCGGACGCTCCTCCCCCGCCCGCAGACCCGCCCGCGCCCGTGCAGCTGGCGTCCTTCGACCAACCGGCACCTCCCCCCGCGGATGTGCCGCCCGCCCCGCCCGCGGACCTGACGCCGCCCCCGGCGGACGCCATGCCTCCGGCCGACGCTCCGCCGCCCGCCGACGCTCTGCCCCCGGCGCCGCCCGCCGATGCTCCGCCTCCGGCGGAAGCCGTGCAGCAGGCCACCAAGGTCGGCTACACGCAGAAACTGTGGGAAGCGATCCGCGGCGAAGACGTCAACGGAAACGACGCCCTGGACTCGCTGGCGCAGCCTGCCCCCGTCAACTGA